The Aphidius gifuensis isolate YNYX2018 linkage group LG2, ASM1490517v1, whole genome shotgun sequence DNA window atagaaaaattaataagtataacttaataattaatatgagaattattttctattgagaaataataatttctagaCTCgatcttctttttcttttttttttttttcttttcattttaacGCGCTTAGGATACTTTGTACAGTATTATTGCACATTGTCGCTCTCGACGGCATTGGtttgcttatttatttatttttttttatatatcgaCAAAGCAGGCACTCCTCTCGTCTCACAGTCtcgaggatgatgatgatgatgatgatgatgcttcCAAGATATTTCattgtaaaagaaaatgagaaaatgaaaaaaaaaaaaaaaagaaagaacaTCCTCAAGACACGTACTAAGttgatttgtttaaaaaaaaaaaaattaatatttctttcttttttttttctatttttgattatgtatttttttttttttttctttataatttgaCCTCACTCAACCGGATTTCCGGTGACTTCTTGTTTTTGAATTCTCTGTTCATGCTGTTGTGCACGAGGAGTGCATCTGACACGTAATAATCCGTATGGTAGCCAGCCATTAGCAACAACAGCTTGATTCTTTTGATTTCCTGCTTGTTCACGTCGTACCTGTAGTCTGTGAAGCATTGCACCAGCAACTAATGCCGATAGTACTGCTGATAatgcaacaataataaaaagtgcACTAAAACCTGGCATTGGTAAACATATACCATAAACAACTTCTTCTCTAATACGTCCTTGAAATACAGTTACAGCTTCAGCATGTGTATCAGGACTAAATGCAAGATCAGCTTCAGATATAACTTCATAAATACCACTAACACCAACATCAGCTGATCTTGCTTTACGATCAGATATTTTAACTGATCGTCGTCTACGTCGACTACCATTTGATGATACTGTGCTTACTGTCACATCATCTTCCTCTAAATTTCTTGGTCCATGAGGAAATTGTTCTTCACCCTCGTAACGTGTTACTCTTGGTGGATCTtgctataattattaaaaaaaaaaaatacatattaatatacttgttctattattaaaaacaaaataatagaaaaataattaccaaaaATGGATGTGTTATTTCTGGTTCATCTGGTCTTGCTTCATCAGGTATTTCAATAATTGGAGCTGGATTATGATTATTACTTGTTTGTGCTTGTGCTTTTGGTGATGATTTTTCAACACGTAAAAATTGTCCACCAATTGAGGCCATCTCATCACCATTTTGTATAATATCATCGTACAGTGATGTGTCATCTTCATGTACTGTTGTGGTTTGAGTTGTTTGTGGATAAAGTGGTCTTCCAGGATGATCATTGCGGTCTTGTATATAATGACCAGGTGCTGAATTTTGTTGACAGTGATCCAGGCAACCGTGTCTACATATTTCAAcctgcataaaaaaaatataatattatttaaattttcatttaaatattaatatatacttttttttatttcatttaaaattacaaataaaaaatacaaaagaatataaaaacttttttttttttttttttttttgcatctttATATAAGAtggaattttttgttttgcatAAACTAATAAACTTGACAATGacaatgatcaaaaaattatcatacaaTGACTATTGAAAActactgtatttttttgtaatttaaataattttttttttatattatttaaataaatatttgtcacGCACCTTGCATTTAATATGTACACTAAGTGCATCAGGAAATTTAAATGCATGAAAGAAAGCATAAGTGATGACTGTCGCACGATCATCAGAACCACGTGCTTTTAAAAATCGACTGATCATCTTTGGTCTCAGCACGCAACCAAGTTCATCACTTAATTGTATTGTATGTCCACCACCATCTGATGCAACGCATGATTTAACACGCATGTCAAATTCACCtttgaataacaataataaaattaaataaagtataacaaaaatataatatataaataaataataaattggtacttgtgaaaaataataatttaaaaaaacaattacctCTGTAGTCGTTTATGGCAACGACCAATGTAAGCGTTGAGCCAAGTGGTACAATACCGGATACGGGTGGTGCCCAAGGCCCTTTACCATGCTGAATTTCCATCCAGCAGTCAACATTATCACCTGCAAAAGATGACATAAGTATAgagaaataaaagaagaagaagaagaaaaagccATTAAAATAACTGAATaaatgagatgaaaaaaaaattaaaaaagttaaatcttttttctaatttttttgtttctttttttttttttttttaataaaaatctcgCTGctgtaaaaagtaaaattacaTTTGAATATTGAGATGTACATCATGAGTTGAATGATAAGTGGAAAGTTGAAGGTGATGGTAAAGAATAAAAGACCATGGGACGTAACTGCGGTCAAGTCTTTGCAACTTTGAAATACAACCACAACAGCACGCGTATTCAAGTTCTCTTTTTTCTTTACCCCACCAGTATATACAATAAGCTCTTGATGTTTCTCTTCTTCATCAtggtcacttttttttatttttatctttattcacCTGTTATTTACATCACCCACCGCCCATTTTCAcaacatatttatttctctTATTCAACATCGTTTTACCTTTCATCCATAAACAGACCAGCGAATCATTCATGcatacaacaaatatatatacaagctGAAGCATACGTAATGCACAACAGAAGTGCATCATCAAATTGTCATGACACACtagtaaaattaattgcaaTCTTGTTTcacacaatcatcatcattatcattacattatggtacaataaatatacaaccaACTTCAAACcattatataaaat harbors:
- the LOC122848543 gene encoding uncharacterized protein LOC122848543, producing the protein MPGVWKLLRLIIYTVVSLRYVVNGGDIWPLERPEGMPAIQSLEVMCGKDHMDVHLSFSQPFEGIVSSKGQHADPRCVYVPPSTGQTFFTFRIAYARCGTKPDMHGQFYENTVVVQYDKDLLEVWDEAKRLRCEWFNDYEKTASKPPMVIADLDVIQLDFRGDNVDCWMEIQHGKGPWAPPVSGIVPLGSTLTLVVAINDYRGEFDMRVKSCVASDGGGHTIQLSDELGCVLRPKMISRFLKARGSDDRATVITYAFFHAFKFPDALSVHIKCKVEICRHGCLDHCQQNSAPGHYIQDRNDHPGRPLYPQTTQTTTVHEDDTSLYDDIIQNGDEMASIGGQFLRVEKSSPKAQAQTSNNHNPAPIIEIPDEARPDEPEITHPFLQDPPRVTRYEGEEQFPHGPRNLEEDDVTVSTVSSNGSRRRRRSVKISDRKARSADVGVSGIYEVISEADLAFSPDTHAEAVTVFQGRIREEVVYGICLPMPGFSALFIIVALSAVLSALVAGAMLHRLQVRREQAGNQKNQAVVANGWLPYGLLRVRCTPRAQQHEQRIQKQEVTGNPVE